A stretch of the Diadema setosum chromosome 16, eeDiaSeto1, whole genome shotgun sequence genome encodes the following:
- the LOC140240191 gene encoding craniofacial development protein 2-like: protein MDRDEGARPQWRTALVAKELSRYNIDIAALSETRIAEEGSLTEPTTGYTFFWKGKAQKEDRIHGVGLAIKTSLMRQISDLPTGISERLMALRLPLSHKRHATIISAYAPTLTSSEEAIEEFYADLSSILNTIPATDKIILLGDFNARVGSDHGRWDRVLGRHGVGKMNNNGLLLLSKCAEFDLVITNTVFRLANKYKTTWMHPRSKQWHLMDYIIVRQRDLRDVCVTRVMRGTECWTDHRLVRTTMNLHIAPHHHRQPKLVRTAFNTARLKHPFVLQNFQSRLNEKLSSTGPLTGDPMQKWNQLKEVLTDVAKLELGLKKRHHKEWFDENNAAIDELLAVKNKAFMEWQNNIDSISKKNRFKSLQKKSPTKTAQNARSMVGEKS, encoded by the coding sequence ATGGACAGAGATGAGGGAGCAAGGCCGCAATGGAGAACAGCCCTAGTTGCCAAAGAGTTGTCACGCTACAACATTGATATTGCTGCCCTCAGTGAAACTCGGATTGCAGAGGAAGGCTCACTCACAGAACCTACCACTGGCTACACCTTTTTCTGGAAAGGCAAAGCCCAAAAGGAAGACAGGATCCATGGAGTTGGCCTGGCTATAAAGACCAGTCTGATGAGACAAATTTCAGACCTACCCACTGGTATCAGTGAACGGCTTATGGCATTACGCCTACCCCTCAGTCATAAGCGACATGCAACAATAATAAGTGCATATGCTCCAACCCTAACAAGTTCAGAGGAAGCAATCGAAGAGTTTTATGCCGACCTCAGCTCCATACTCAATACGATCCCGGCCACTGACAAAATCATTCTTCTAGGAGACTTCAACGCTCGAGTTGGCAGCGACCATGGTCGATGGGACAGGGTTCTTGGTAGACATGGTGTTGGCAAGATGAACAACAACGGCCTCCTGCTGTTGAGTAAGTGTGCTGAGTTTGACCTCGTCATTACAAACACAGTGTTCAGATTGGCAAACAAGTACAAGACTACCTGGATGCATCCCAGATCAAAACAATGGCACCTTATGGACTATATCATTGTTCGACAGAGAGATCTCCGGGACGTCTGTGTTACCAGGGTCATGCGAGGAACTGAATGCTGGACAGATCACAGGCTTGTCCGCACCACCATGAACTTGCACATCGCTCCCCATCACCATAGACAACCAAAGCTTGTTCGTACTGCCTTCAACACAGCCAGACTCAAGCATCCTTTCGTCCTGCAGAATTTCCAATCTAGGCTGAATGAAAAGCTGTCTTCCACTGGACCATTGACTGGAGACCCAATGCAAAAGTGGAACCAGTTGAAAGAAGTGCTGACCGACGTTGCCAAGCTAGAGCTTGGTCTCAAGAAGCGACACCACAAGGAATGGTTTGATGAGAACAATGCTGCCATCGATGAGCTGCTTGCAGTAAAGAACAAGGCTTTCATGGAATGGCAGAACAACATTGACTCCATCTCTAAGAAGAACAGATTCAAGTCGTTACAGAAAAAAAGCCCAACAAAAACTGCGCAAAATGCAAGATCAATGGTGGGAGAAAAAAGCTGA